A stretch of DNA from Tsuneonella amylolytica:
GGAAACGGCTTCCGTTGCCGGCAGCACCGTAAACCGGCCTTCGCCCGCCCCCACCCTTCCGCCAATGACCGATCCGGAGCCGACCGGCACCAATCCGTCCAAGGCCGATCCGTACGCGGGTACGAACGACGGCTATCCCGACCTTGCCCCCTCTCCCACCGTGCCGGACAAGGCGAAGACCGAGACCGGCGCGCGCGCGGTGCTCCTGTCGTGGGCGCGCGGGATCGAACTGCGCGAATTCGACCAGTCCTGGGAGATGATGGGCGAAGCGGCCCGGTCGCAGACCTCGAAGGCTGCATTCAACGCGATGTTCGCGCCGCTGCACGACATCGTGGTCGCGGTGCCCGGCGGGCAGATGGAGGGGGCGGCGGGATCGTCATACTACACCGTGCCAACGACCGTGACCGGCACGGCGCGCGACGGCTCGAAAAAGACCTACAGCGGCGAGGTGGTCCTGCGGCGGGTCAACGACGTGCTTGGCGCCACGCCGGAGGAACTGGCGTGGCACATCGAGCGCGTGAATTTGCGCTAGCTGGTCGTTATCACTCGATCCGGTAATCGATGATTGTGAAGCGGGCCGGTGCAGTCGCGTAGACCCCGTGGCCGAGCCCGGAACTCGAACCGAAGACGAACCCGACCTTGTCCGCGTTAGCCAGCGCGCGGTTGAAGGCCGCCGGATTGGCCGACCGTTTCCACGCGACGACCGCATTCCATTCCTCGTCGAGGTCGACGGTCACGGTATGGGTCCCGGGCTTGAGCGTCGAAATGCGGTTGTTGGGCGAATACCAGCGGTAGGTTTCGTAGGGCCCGCGAGCGGTCCAGTTATCGCCGCGTTGCTGGAAGAACAGCGAGAGCCAGCCTGGTCCGCCATTCTCCTGCCCGTAGAACCGCGTGCCCGGTGCTGCATCGATCCGATACGTCAATGTCAGCCGGCTCGCGCCTTCGAGCGAGCGGACGGGAAAGGTCACGGCATGTACGTGGCCGTTTGCTCGGCTCGGACCGGGAAATGCAAAGCTCGGCCCGTCGCGGGTCGGCTGCAGGGTCGAGGGCATACCGACCGAGTAGTTGCGTCCCTTGATGACCGGCCCGATCGACCACGCCTCGGCGGGAACCTGGGCGGCGACGGCGGTGCCTACCACGGCGGCTAGCGCGGCGACGGGGGCGAACAAAGCGAGCTTCTTCTTCATGACGGAATGCCTAGGGCGAGCCTGTTGACCGGCGCGTGAACCCGGCGGTTGCCTGCGCTTAAGGTTGCGCTAGGGTCGCCGGCGGAGAGGGGAGACACCGCGCATGAACGCACGCAGCATCGGGTTTGTCGCGGGCCTTGTCGCCTTCGCGCTGACGGTCGTCCTGCCAGCCCCCGCCGGGATGCCGCCGCAGGCGTGGCTCGTTGCAGGCCTAGTGGTCTGGATGGCCGCATGGTGGATGACCGAGGCGCTGCCCCTGACCGCCACCGCGCTGTTGCCGTTCCTTGTCATGCCCATGGCGGGCGTGATGACGGCCAAGGAGACGGCCAGCACATACTACGACCCCATCCTGTTCCTCATCCTCGGCGGGGCGTTCATCGCACTCGCGATCGAGCGGACCGGGCTTCACCGCAGGCTGGCGCTGGCGTTGCTAAAGAACGCCGGCGGGGGCGGTGACCAGCGGCGGCTCCTCCTCGCATTCATGGCGGCCGCGGCGATCCTGAGCATGGTGATCTCCAACACCTCGACCGCGCTCATCATGATGCCGATGGCCGCGGCGGTCCTGGCGGGCGGCGGGAGCGACGCAAGCAATGCCGACGGCCTCTCGGGCGCGCTGCCGATGGGGATCGCCTTCGCAGCGTCGATCGGGGGGCTCGGCACCATCGTGGGCTCCCCGACGAACGCGATCGCGGTCGGCCTCATCGACGAGCTGACCGGCACGCGCATCGGCTTCGCCCAATGGACGCTCTACGGCCTGCCGGTCGTCGTCCTCGGCATTCCGCTCGCCGCGTGGCTGATCGCGCGTGTCCAGCGCGTGACCGAACACCCGTTCGACGTCGCTGCCGCGCGCGCCGCGATCGACACGCATACCGCATGGACCACGCCCGAACGGCGGCTACTGCCGATCATCGCGCTCGCATTCGGACTGTGGCTTGCACAGCCGCTGATCGAGCCGCTGGTGCCCGCCGGCGCGTTGACTGACGGGACGATCGCGGTCTTCTGCGGCTTGCTGCTGTTCGTCCTGCCCGACGGGACGGGCCGCCCGCTGCTGACCTGGCTGGAGGCGAACCGGGCACCGTGGGGCGTCATCATGATGTTCGGCGGCGGCCTTGCGCTTGCTGCCGGGATGAGCCGGTCGGGGCTTGCCGACTGGCTCGGCCAGTCGCTGCTGCCGCTCGCCGCGGTGCCGCTGATCGTGGTCGCGCTGGCGGTGGTCGCGCTGATGATCGTGATCACCGAATTCGCCAGCAACGTCGCGACCGCCAGCGCGATCATGCCGGTGGTCGCCAGCCTCGGCGTGGCGCTGGGCGCGGACCCGGTGCTGCTTGCCATGCCCGCCGCGCTCGCCGCCAGCTGGGGCTTCATGCTGCCCGCCGGGACCGGACCCAACGCGATCGCGTGGGCGACCGGGCGGATCGCCCTGCCTCGCATGCTCGCGGCGGGGCTATGGCTCGACCTTGCCGGCGCGTTCCTGCTGGTCGGTGCCGTATGGGGTATGGCGGCCCTGACCGGTATCGGTTGAAATCGGTTTCGTGCGGCGCTACCCGCCGGGCCTTCCGGCGAGCCGGCGGAGATGCGCTCTGCGGAGGTTAGAGCGCGAGCGCCCCGGCCTCCCTCACCTCTGGGTCCCGCCTCCCTGGGACCGACAGGCAGGAACCGCCATGGCCGATCCCAAGACCCCCCCGCGCAAGCCCAAGAGCACCGTCACCCGCATCGGGAACCGCGAACTTTCGCCCTCCACGCTGATGATGGGTGCAGGCTACGACCCGGCACTATCGGAAGGCAGCCTCAAGCCGCCGATGTTCCTCACCAGTACTTTCGCGTTCGAGAATGCGGCCGCCGGCAAGCGCCACTTCGAGGGCATCACCGGCAAGCGTCCGGGCGGCGCAGAAGGCCTCGTCTATTCCCGCTTCAACGGCCCGAACCAGCAGATCCTCGAAGAACGCCTCGCGATCTGGGACGGCGCGGAGGAAGCGCTGTGCTTCTCGAGCGGCATGACCGCGATCTGCGTGCTGATGCTGGCGCTGTGCAACGCGGGCGACGTGATCGTCCACTCTGGCCCGCTCTATGCTGCGAGCGAAGGCTTCGTCGCCAAGCACATGAGCCGGTTCGGCGTGACGTATGTGGACTTCCCCGCCGGCGCGACGCGCGAGGAAATCGACGCGGTCATCGCGAAGGCGAAGGCGCAGGCTGCCGATCAGGGCGGCAAGGTGGCGATGATCTATCTCGAAAGTCCGGCCAACCCGACCAACGCGCTGGTCGACGTCGAGGCTGTGGCGGCGGCGCGCGACGCGGCGCTGGGCCCCGATTGTCCGATCGCGATCGACAACACCTTCCTCGGTCCGCTGTGGGCCAAGCCCATCGACCAGGGGGCCGACCTCGTCGTCTATTCGCTGACCAAGTACGTCGGCGGCCATTCAGACCTTGTGGCGGGCAGCGTCTCGGGCGCCAGCAAGTGGGTGACGCCGGTGCGCATGCTCCGCAACACGATGGGCGGCATCGCCGATCCCAACACCGCGTGGATGCTCCTTCGCAGCCTCGAAACGGTCGAACTGCGCATGAGCCGGGCGGGTGAGAACGCGGTCAAG
This window harbors:
- a CDS encoding SLC13 family permease, giving the protein MNARSIGFVAGLVAFALTVVLPAPAGMPPQAWLVAGLVVWMAAWWMTEALPLTATALLPFLVMPMAGVMTAKETASTYYDPILFLILGGAFIALAIERTGLHRRLALALLKNAGGGGDQRRLLLAFMAAAAILSMVISNTSTALIMMPMAAAVLAGGGSDASNADGLSGALPMGIAFAASIGGLGTIVGSPTNAIAVGLIDELTGTRIGFAQWTLYGLPVVVLGIPLAAWLIARVQRVTEHPFDVAAARAAIDTHTAWTTPERRLLPIIALAFGLWLAQPLIEPLVPAGALTDGTIAVFCGLLLFVLPDGTGRPLLTWLEANRAPWGVIMMFGGGLALAAGMSRSGLADWLGQSLLPLAAVPLIVVALAVVALMIVITEFASNVATASAIMPVVASLGVALGADPVLLAMPAALAASWGFMLPAGTGPNAIAWATGRIALPRMLAAGLWLDLAGAFLLVGAVWGMAALTGIG
- a CDS encoding cystathionine gamma-synthase family protein, translating into MADPKTPPRKPKSTVTRIGNRELSPSTLMMGAGYDPALSEGSLKPPMFLTSTFAFENAAAGKRHFEGITGKRPGGAEGLVYSRFNGPNQQILEERLAIWDGAEEALCFSSGMTAICVLMLALCNAGDVIVHSGPLYAASEGFVAKHMSRFGVTYVDFPAGATREEIDAVIAKAKAQAADQGGKVAMIYLESPANPTNALVDVEAVAAARDAALGPDCPIAIDNTFLGPLWAKPIDQGADLVVYSLTKYVGGHSDLVAGSVSGASKWVTPVRMLRNTMGGIADPNTAWMLLRSLETVELRMSRAGENAVKVCEFLRGHPKVEGLGYLGFIEDARQKDIYERHCKGAGSTFSVFIKGGEAECFRFLDSLTIAKLAVSLGGTETLASHPASMTHLSVPDERKVSLGISDNLVRISIGIEDADDLIADFAQALDAV